A genomic window from Thermoanaerobaculia bacterium includes:
- a CDS encoding DUF885 family protein: MLALFDDWRAFEAPPLRGTGEDAAHDFTAATVARRHAELAGYRARLAAIDTAGWSIEQKVDLELVRAEMNGFDFDVRVLQPWVRDPAYYATVWEEQSDTPAHEGPTPHGIVDLWTYAFPLSTQDEGRLTSELRPIPALLEQARGNLTGNARDLWITGTGTVRAQVKSLADLELKVASNAAELRAAVAAARRATETFVVWLEAQAPSKTGPSGVGKANYTWYLRNVHLVPLSWEEEVELLERELARSHAALRLEEERNRALPQIPLVTNDIEYQQRANAAVTRFIAFLRDRNLYPMRDYMDPALREHLGSFVPLESRNFFAIAMHYDPLTLYTHSTHWWDTARMREEPHPSPVRRGALLSNIWDSRSEGMATAMEELLLHAGLFDDSPRSREIVWIMLAQRAARGLASLHLQANDMDIAQAKAFQVEWTPRGWMRPDLDLLGFEQQLYLRQPGYGTSYVTGKFLLEDLIRVRSHQLGDAFTMKTFFAEVNGAGMIPVSLIRWQITGEEGEIHSLVGNRAGR; this comes from the coding sequence CTGCTCGCGCTCTTCGACGACTGGCGGGCGTTCGAGGCGCCGCCGTTGCGGGGCACAGGTGAGGATGCCGCGCACGACTTCACGGCGGCGACGGTGGCGCGGCGGCATGCGGAGCTCGCGGGCTATCGCGCGCGGCTCGCGGCGATCGACACGGCCGGCTGGTCGATCGAGCAGAAGGTCGACCTCGAACTGGTGCGCGCCGAGATGAACGGCTTCGACTTCGATGTGCGGGTACTGCAGCCCTGGGTGCGCGATCCCGCCTACTACGCCACCGTCTGGGAGGAGCAGAGTGACACCCCGGCGCACGAAGGGCCGACGCCGCACGGCATCGTCGACCTCTGGACCTACGCATTCCCGCTCTCGACGCAGGACGAGGGCCGGCTCACGAGCGAGCTCCGGCCGATTCCGGCGCTGCTCGAGCAGGCGCGGGGGAATCTGACCGGCAACGCTCGCGACCTCTGGATCACCGGCACCGGCACGGTGCGCGCCCAGGTGAAGAGCCTCGCCGACCTCGAGCTGAAGGTGGCGTCGAACGCGGCCGAGCTCCGCGCGGCAGTCGCCGCGGCGCGCCGGGCGACCGAGACCTTCGTCGTCTGGCTCGAGGCGCAGGCGCCGTCGAAGACCGGGCCGTCCGGCGTCGGCAAGGCGAATTACACCTGGTACCTCCGCAACGTGCATCTCGTTCCGCTCTCCTGGGAGGAGGAGGTCGAGCTTCTCGAGCGCGAGCTCGCGCGCTCGCATGCGGCGCTGCGCCTCGAAGAGGAGAGGAACCGCGCCCTGCCGCAGATCCCCCTGGTCACGAACGACATCGAGTACCAGCAGCGTGCCAACGCGGCGGTGACGAGATTCATCGCCTTCCTTCGCGACCGCAACCTCTATCCGATGCGCGACTACATGGACCCTGCCTTGCGCGAGCATCTCGGCTCCTTCGTTCCGCTCGAGTCGCGCAACTTCTTCGCCATCGCGATGCACTACGATCCCCTGACCCTCTACACCCACTCCACCCACTGGTGGGACACCGCCCGGATGCGCGAAGAGCCGCACCCGAGCCCGGTGCGGCGCGGCGCGCTGCTTTCCAACATCTGGGATTCGCGCTCGGAGGGGATGGCGACGGCGATGGAGGAGCTCCTGCTCCACGCCGGCCTCTTCGACGACAGCCCGCGCTCGCGCGAGATCGTCTGGATCATGCTGGCGCAACGCGCCGCCCGCGGCCTCGCGTCGCTCCATCTCCAGGCGAACGACATGGACATCGCGCAGGCGAAGGCCTTCCAGGTCGAATGGACGCCGCGCGGCTGGATGCGCCCCGATCTCGACCTCCTCGGTTTCGAGCAGCAGCTCTATCTGCGCCAGCCCGGCTACGGCACGAGCTACGTCACCGGCAAGTTTCTTCTGGAAGATCTGATCCGCGTGCGCTCGCATCAGCTGGGCGACGCTTTCACTATGAAGACATTCTTCGCGGAGGTGAACGGCGCCGGCATGATCCCGGTCTCTCTCATCCGCTGGCAGATAACCGGCGAGGAGGGGGAAATCCACTCGCTTGTGGGGAACCGCGCCGGCCGATAG